The genomic interval GTTTGGAGGGTCTCCGTTGAAATTGAGCCTCTGCTCCATCTGCTCCTTCGGAATCTCCATCTTCGCACAATTAACTCCAGATTGAAGAAGAAGTAGCAGGCCTTCTATGCCCTTTTTCTTTGCTTCCTCTTCTTCTGCTTAACGTTATGTGCTTTGTTCTCCTTTCCAAGCAATTCTCAGATAATCAATGATCAGGGTttagcattttttttaataaagaaaatttaaattacttttattttgttcAGGATTACTCttgttttgtatttatttaaaaataaataaattattaatttaaaaatttgtatttGTTAGTAACTAAAAATGTTTTGTCACAAGAAACtaattttcttcaaaatttgaaGGAACCACCCTAAATTAACCtccaatttcaaaataaaaatataattaaaccaTAAAATAATACCaagattaataattaataataataatttgtccctTTTTCCCAATACCTTATCtgcaataaattaatatatgtatttatagaataaataaagatacttattttagggtttagggttaattggaataataatttattgtagaTAAGGTATTGGAAAAAAAggacaaattattattattaattattaatgttagtattattttatggtttaattatattttattgtgaAATTCGAGGTTAATTTAGGGTTTTTCCTTCAAATCTTGAAGAAAAATAGTTTCTTATGACAAAACATTTTTAGTTACTAAcaaatacaatatataaatatataaataaatacatatatatatatatatatgtatgtgtgAGAGAGAGTATAATACTTTACTTTTCTATTATTGAGAAtactttaattttcataatctCTTGTTCTTGTAGTTATATATCTAAAAATAGGGAAGATCGATCCGGTAATTTCAGGATCAATtttcataacattaaaaaaataattttgtcaGAAATCGCATTTCACAAGATTATtcttattttcaatattttataatcCAGTtccatggaaaaaaaaaatagcatattGTGGTGTGTTTTTTGTTCTAGGTTTGTTATACATGACAAGTAAAATTAACATATAAGGTGAAAGTTTATATTGTTGAAAAACGTTTGTGGTTTAAGTTCAAAAAGTTAATTTTGCACACGAATGAAGTATATTAGGTACTGTGAGACTTTATGCTAAAAAAATCATCACATGTACTTTGGAatgttacaaaaataataagGCACGTtccttatttaaaaaaatcttaaaacaaactaaaatagttgttagaaattattatatacatttttgtGTGTggatatatacatattttttttgtcattattGATACTGTATAATAGGAACTTTCTCCTGcaccatatattttttatatacaccctacataaatttttaattccaacattgtttttttgttttgtttgttttgaaaaaaaagttgtaaagAGTGTTTGTGCGTTTTGAACGAAGTTGGTGGTGGTGGAGTGGGTTGCTCCGGTGATAGAGGAAGTTTTCACTTTTAATTGCGGTACAAATTGTTTTCAGATTAAAAAACAGTCACCATGTTtgtgttttttacattttttttagcTTAGATGTCACTCGAATCCAATATTTGAAAACCTGCATCTATAGCTACAAATGCAAAAATTTGGAAGTCAATATCACGGCTTCCGAATATAAAAAGAAAGtggtttttatttttcatttaagcTTCCAAGTGTACATATCCAAAAGTGAGTTTATGAGTTATTCAAAAGTGGATATTCATATCTGGAAGTGTTTTTTTAGTTCTGAATTTTCATATCCATAAATTAGTTATGAGTTTCATATTTTCATATCCGAATTTGTTTGATTAAGCttacggatattaatatccaaAAGATAAAGGTTCCTCGTTAAGAGTACAAAAGACTTTTCACATGGTGTTGTTGGGTGCATGTTAAAAATAGTATGGTGCATACAATAAAGAGTGTGAGAATTGATCATGTTGTGTGACAATAGGTTAATTATCCATTACGCGATAATGTTCGACTGTTAACAAAATCGAGAGTAAAACATGTTAAGTTTGGGATTCCCATCTTTTCCAAGTTAAAGCTAGCACCTCAAAGTCTCTCATGTAGCAATGTGTTTGACTTTCTTTATGCAACTCATCTTATACATGACACGAATTATCAATCTTAGACGTATAGGTTTTTTCTTGTCTTTTATGTAAATACAGGACTTGACACATACTACCTTCTAAAGACTATCATTCCAcctttttaataaaagttatttgCATGAAAAAACTTTAGACAAGATATATAAACATATACGCTTATTTGTGAGATATTCATGCAATACACTAAAGGATCTTTATAAACATATAATAGACATTTATAAGTCTTTGATGTGTAGGATAGATGATCAAACTACACATTAACTTTATTTGTTCAAACAAAAGTTTATCAGGCAACATATACTTATTGTCAGtctggaaaaaaaaacacactaaaaaaaagtatataaataaaatatttatatttatttaactaaacaaaataattacatTTGTCATTAGTCAATGTCAAAATCATGTTTTATACTTTTATGATTAACCATAATCATTGAACTTTAATCTAATATTTATTGCATTGGACAAGTTAacttaaaagtataaaaataattagtaaaaaattgaaaatttcacatatgataaaaaaaatacaataacttATTCAAGAGTTTAAGGTTAATATACTGATGCAAGAAACATATATGGTGTGATAATGGACAtcaaaataatgttaatatatcGTTTGGTAGTTCAATTTATAATCTGTTCGggaattattatatattatacattGGATTTTTAAAGCTAGATAATATAtcattcttttaatatttcaatTGCATTCCAAATGTTtggttttgaaaaaatattatagtgTTAGAAAACAACTTCAAATTTGTATTTAGTTAGAGTACTAGTtgagtttttttattcttcatacAACTAGTTAAGTTGATTTGAAAAATGTTAGATTTTTAGGAGGAAATTTCAACATATAGTTAGGATAGTTTGTTTGGTATAAATGGTAATTTAAGCCTTTTTAAAATTTGTGGCAGTTTTTTACAATAAGATATAAATTGGACTTTATTAAAAACATAGATAATATGAGAGAATTTCTTAAGATAATTAATGTATTAAAGTTATCGACATAAAATTGATATTACTTTATTGATCTAAAGTGTTAGTATGTTAGAAACATCTTAAAACAatgatttaaaatttgtttattgatattactttattttttccaaaagtaatatatttatcattttattattaatccaTATAGTTCAATCATTCAAATATTTacctaaaaaatataatactgttatatgatattaagtattcttaatttaaatttttcagtTGAAGCTCAGATTGCCCAATACTTTGTAATTAAGTTGAAAAATACaccaaaaatatttataattttttatagtactgaaattttttgaaaaatgcTCCAATAAAATTTGGATACATATCGAcatattattaacaaatttgtaagaaattcaaaaagaaaaattatgctACTAAATTTTAACATATATCGAGAAAAAGGTTGAAGAACAATATACCCCTATACTATATTGATGATAATAAAAAcgtatgttttatttttaatcatgtaaaaaataatcataaatgttattttttaatatttaattaatatcatTATTGATATGTTTTCAACTGATAAATATTCTTCTAATCAAATATCACATTATTTATAGTAATTTAATAAATACGTATAGCTAGTTAAGTCATATATGTGTATGTAATGGAAAACTACtaactagtttataaataataataaaacttatttttaaaagaaaatttatacCAGTGGGAATAAAATAATTCTGTAGgatcatttaataaaaaattattatatatgctaAATTAATTGgtctatattatatatttattttttaaaatttgttgtgTTTGATCcggagtttttattttttacagtGTATTTTTTGAGTTACATTTTctgtttataattattatacatttttttttaaattccaaatattttatttatagttgTAGAAATGAAATCGGGTCGGGTTTGGGTATGCAACCCTAggtagaaaaagaaaatgtagatATGTGGTCATTTCAGTGATTTGTGGAAACGTAATCAACATTTTGCAGCGTGGAGGATCGTCTTCTTCATCCCACACCGTAAGTCTTCTTCTCTCCTCAAATCAAATATCTCAACAATATCACTTCATCTTATTAACTTCATAGCTTTTCTCCTTTTGTGCATTTTATTTCAATGCTCGCTTCTCAATCTCATTCGTTGTTGCTGTTTAAACGCTTATTATTTCCCCcctcaattttgtttttcatattctGCGATTGAGCGTGTATTCGAATCAATAGTTCATCGAGGGACTGCTAATACTGGTTTACGCACTTCTTCATGAATTTATGTTTGTCGCGGCTTGTTTATCGAACTCATTCCTTTACCATAATCCGTGTTGATTTGTTATGCTCTAATAGTTAGTTTCATGTGTGCTAATTTATGGATAGAGTTTGTTAAAACCTATCTGTTCTATTACAGTCGCACTTAGTTGAAATTGATCCACAACGGTGCATAATTCATTGAAATTTACGGTAAAATTTATTCATGTTACGAGGacctttttcttttagttttcttgtttgcttttctctttattttagtGGATTTGAGTGTTTCTGCTTCATTTTTTGAAATGCAGGAGTTCAATTCAGCTagcatttatattttttaatggcAAATAGACCGGATCCAGATATTGATGATGACTTTCGTGAGCTTTATAAGGAGTACACTGGCCCCCCAGGTTCTGGTACTACGAACACGCAAGAGAGGGCAAAACCAAATAAGAGGTCTAATGCAGGGTCTGATGAGGAGGATGAAGCTCGGGACCCTAATGCTGTTCCGACCGATTTCACCAGCCGAGAAGCCAAGGTTTGGGAGGCTAAGTCGAAGGCTACTGAAAGGAAttggaagaaaaggaaagagGAGGAAATGATATGCAAGCTTTGTGGAGAATCAGGGCATTTCACTCAGGTATGACAAGTTCCTCTACATCTTCATTATCGATTCTACCCTCTGCTGCCAACCATTTCTATTTTTATAAGTACTTAAATGTATATTACACTTCAGAACCTGCCCAGTGCTAACGTGGTTACTTTTtagatatttatatattgttacaATTACAAGTTCCAAGAGTATTTCAGTAGAGTGGAGGGGATAAGAGATATTAGTTGTccctattttttcttttcttttcaatatcCCACTTCCACCTCCCGGGAAAGAAATTGTCTATGATTTTTAGTGGGGACTAGTATTCGCATTCACGGTTTCTTTTATTTCCTGTTGATGCTGTAGAAACTAAATCACATGCTAACTATTTATTGTTTTGAAGAGAATGGGGAGGCCATCTCTTCCTATTTTTGCATGATTGactttatttatcatttttttaggGCCTCGCGGTATTTGAACATGATTCATGATTCGTATATAGAATTTTTAGTTAATTTGAAAAAACTATTATCACaactttcattatttggttAAATGATATTGTACTTCACAATGTAGGGCTGCCCGTCTACCCTTGGAGCAAATCGCAAGTCTCAAGATTTCTTTGAAAGGATACCTGCCAGAGACAAAAATGTACGGGCACTTTTCACAGAGAAAGTTTTAAGCAAGATTGAAAGGGATATTGGTTGCAAAATTAAGATGGATGAAAAGTTTATTATTGTCAGTGGTAAGGATAGATTAGTTATGGCAAAAGGTGTTGATGCGGTACACAAGATTCGAGAGGAGGGTGATCAAAGGGGATCATCTAGTTCTCAAATGACCCGATCAAGATCACCTGAGAGAAGTCCAGTTAATGCAAGGTTTCAACGCTCTGAGCCCCAAAGGTCTCATTCTGGACCACGAAATACATCTCAGTTTCAACAAAGGTTTGGTAGGCAGGAGAGGGCTGTTGAAGACCGAATCCGGGAGGATGTTCAAAAGTTTGCTAGAGGTTCTCCACAAGGTAGGGACAGCATAGGATATGTTTACAGCATCCTTAGAAAGCTGGTAATCTCATGTTCAGAGCTTGATAGAATTCTGTATAGTACTACTTTTATAGTATAATTTATCCTGGAAGGGCCCGCACTGTATTCATTTTGCTCTTGGTTGTCATTTACTTGCAGCAAGAGGTAAGTTCTTAGCCTTCAAGCATTATCTCCGTCCTGAAGCGTTTCCTCCATTACGAACATATTTACTGAAAGGATTGGCTCCCATGGTTTCAGTATGAGAATATAGAGATTGTTTTTGAATTAAAGCTATGTTAGCATCTTGAATCAAGTGCAATTTGTTGAATTAAAGCAAATCATCTATGTTGGCATCTTGACTCAAGTGCTTAACATACTCTTCATTTCATGAAGCTTATGGAAATAGTGGAGCTAGAGGTCGATCAAGCCAGTCAAGATCTCCAAGACATGCCCCTTTTACAGGAAACTCATATAGTTCTTTTGATGGTCGCAATCAAAACATGGGTGCTTATAGGAATGATGGGTGGGATTCTCATAGAAGAGAATCTGGTATCCAGCCTGGTCATCAGTTTGATTTCAATGCCTCTCCACAGACTTTGGAAGAATTAGAGTTGGAGTATAAGAATGAGGCAGCAGAGCTAATGAAAATTCGAGAcagagaagaagatgaagaaaattTCAAGCATCGTGAGGTATGGTTACTTGATGCGTGTAATTTGGACatcttaataataattaacaatCCTTCATTCTTGCACGTGCCATGTTACTGAAAACGATTGAAACCGTTGGTATTATTGGGAATTAGGTTAACCAACTGCGTATTTTGTgtgatgatatttttatttcagttaTGTTAGTGGAGTCATAAATAATCATCTTCAGTGCTTTTGCTAGTATTTGTGCTTTGATTATGAGACTAATATTTGGTAAAAGGCTACTGGTTGTAACTAAGTTGAACTTGGGTTCTGTGATTTCTTGCCAATTAGCTTGTATAGcaaatttttattatctttatacGTTGGTTTTGCAAGTGAGGAAAGGTAAAATTGGAAGATATGCTATTTCCTTAGTTCAGTGATTTTAATTTTCACTAAATATTATTCTTTTGCTCGTTTAATACTACCAATTCATGATTTTTAATGTTGATTTTATCGCTGGAAGGCTATTAGAGATTTGAGGGAGAAGTACATGAGCAAAGTTGGCTTGGTAAGGGCAACACATGCAAAACAGTGGGAAGATTTTCTTCAGCATGATGCGCAGAGGCGTCAACAACAGGCAGTTCAACAGATGTCATCTGGTTATCGAGGTTTTAAACAGCAGAGCTTTCCTGAATATGATGGGTCCTCTGTCAATCCTCCTCCCTATGCTGGGGCCAATTTACCATTGGATTCAAGGAACAGGTTCTCAGACAATATGGAAACTTATACTACTAGGCCTCATGATAATTTTGGTGAATTTCATAGGCGTGGAGATTTTGGAAAAGCTTACAACAGATATTAAAATTCTCTAGATATCAATCAAGTGGTGAGTTATTCTACTTAGTCTGTCAAACCTACctaaaaatagaatttaatattttagtcTAGATCTTTTGGTTTCTCTCAACTGTACAGTAAAATTTATTCTCATTTTAGTAAACACCACTAATCAGATTTGGTCATATGGATCTTGGCTCAGGGTTGCACTGCTATTCTGTTTAATTCATTTAGTAGTGAGTTA from Phaseolus vulgaris cultivar G19833 chromosome 1, P. vulgaris v2.0, whole genome shotgun sequence carries:
- the LOC137814803 gene encoding uncharacterized protein gives rise to the protein MANRPDPDIDDDFRELYKEYTGPPGSGTTNTQERAKPNKRSNAGSDEEDEARDPNAVPTDFTSREAKVWEAKSKATERNWKKRKEEEMICKLCGESGHFTQGCPSTLGANRKSQDFFERIPARDKNVRALFTEKVLSKIERDIGCKIKMDEKFIIVSGKDRLVMAKGVDAVHKIREEGDQRGSSSSQMTRSRSPERSPVNARFQRSEPQRSHSGPRNTSQFQQRFGRQERAVEDRIREDVQKFARGSPQAYGNSGARGRSSQSRSPRHAPFTGNSYSSFDGRNQNMGAYRNDGWDSHRRESGIQPGHQFDFNASPQTLEELELEYKNEAAELMKIRDREEDEENFKHREAIRDLREKYMSKVGLVRATHAKQWEDFLQHDAQRRQQQAVQQMSSGYRGFKQQSFPEYDGSSVNPPPYAGANLPLDSRNRFSDNMETYTTRPHDNFGEFHRRGDFGKAYNRY